A stretch of the Mycolicibacterium celeriflavum genome encodes the following:
- a CDS encoding ATP-dependent 6-phosphofructokinase, producing the protein MRIGVLTGGGDCPGLNAVIRAVVRTCDVRYGSSVVGFQDGWRGLLENRRIQLANDDRNDRLLAKGGTMLGTARVHPEKLRAGLDQIKQTLDDNGIDVLIPIGGEGTLTAARWLSEENVPVVGVPKTIDNDIDCTDLTFGHDTALGVASEAIDRLHSTAESHQRVMLVEVMGRHAGWIALNAGLASGAHMTLIPEQPFDVEEVCRLIKARFVRGDSHFICVVAEGAKPAEGSMQLKQGGVDEFGHERFTGVAQQLALEVEKRINKEVRVTVLGHVQRGGTPTPFDRVLATRFGVNAADAAHAGEYGMMVSLRGQEIGRVSLADATRQLKLVPQSRYDDAAEFFG; encoded by the coding sequence ATGCGCATCGGAGTGCTGACCGGCGGCGGTGACTGTCCGGGACTGAACGCTGTCATTCGGGCGGTAGTGCGCACGTGCGACGTGCGGTACGGCTCCTCGGTCGTCGGCTTCCAGGACGGCTGGCGCGGTCTGCTGGAGAACCGGCGCATCCAACTCGCCAACGACGACCGCAACGATCGGCTGCTGGCCAAGGGCGGCACCATGCTGGGTACCGCGCGGGTGCACCCGGAGAAGCTGCGCGCCGGGCTGGACCAGATCAAGCAGACGCTCGACGACAACGGCATCGACGTGCTGATCCCGATCGGCGGTGAGGGCACGCTGACCGCGGCGCGTTGGCTGTCCGAGGAGAACGTCCCGGTGGTCGGTGTGCCCAAGACGATCGACAACGACATCGATTGCACGGATCTGACGTTCGGTCACGACACCGCGCTCGGCGTGGCGAGCGAGGCCATCGATCGGCTGCACAGCACCGCGGAATCGCACCAGCGCGTGATGCTCGTCGAGGTGATGGGCCGCCACGCCGGATGGATCGCGTTGAACGCCGGGCTGGCCTCCGGCGCCCACATGACCCTGATCCCCGAGCAGCCGTTCGACGTCGAAGAGGTGTGCCGGCTGATCAAAGCGCGCTTCGTGCGCGGCGATTCGCACTTCATCTGTGTGGTGGCCGAGGGCGCGAAACCCGCCGAGGGGTCGATGCAACTGAAGCAGGGCGGTGTAGACGAGTTCGGCCATGAACGCTTCACCGGCGTCGCACAGCAACTCGCGCTCGAGGTGGAGAAGCGGATCAACAAAGAGGTGCGGGTGACGGTGCTCGGTCACGTGCAACGCGGCGGCACCCCGACGCCGTTCGACCGCGTGCTGGCCACCCGCTTCGGCGTCAACGCCGCCGACGCCGCGCACGCCGGTGAGTACGGGATGATGGTGTCGCTGCGCGGGCAGGAGATCGGGCGCGTCTCGCTGGCCGATGCAACCCGTCAGTTGAAGCTGGTCCCGCAGAGCCGCTACGACGACGCCGCGGAATTCTTCGGCTGA
- the gatB gene encoding Asp-tRNA(Asn)/Glu-tRNA(Gln) amidotransferase subunit GatB, which yields MTVATAELVDYDDVVARYEPVLGLEVHVELSTATKMFCGCANKFGAEPNTQVCPVCLGLPGSLPVLNEQAVESAIRIGLALNCEIVPWCRFARKNYFYPDMPKNYQISQYDEPIAINGYLDVPLDDGSTWRVEIERAHMEEDTGKLTHLGSDTGRIEGATTSLIDYNRSGVPLIEIVTKPIEGTGERAPEIARAYVTALRDLLRGLGVSDVRMDQGSMRCDSNVSLKPTGQKQFGTRTETKNVNSLKSVEVAVRYEMRRQAAVLDSGGHVTQETRHFHEDGYTSPGRSKESAEDYRYFPEPDLEPVAPDAEWVERLRRTIPELPWLLRRRIQDDWGVSDEVMRDLVNIGALDLIAATVAQGASSEAARAWWGNFLVQKANESGVELDALPITPAQVAAVVKLVDDGKLSNKLARQVVEGVLAGEGEPEQVMKDRGLEVVRDDSALQSAVDEALAANPGIVEKIRGGKVQAAGAIVGAVMKATKGQADAARVRELVLAACS from the coding sequence ATGACTGTCGCCACCGCCGAACTCGTCGACTACGACGACGTCGTCGCGCGTTATGAGCCGGTGCTCGGCCTCGAAGTGCACGTCGAGTTGTCCACCGCCACCAAGATGTTCTGCGGCTGCGCCAACAAATTCGGCGCAGAACCGAACACGCAGGTGTGCCCCGTCTGCCTGGGGCTGCCGGGGTCGCTGCCGGTGCTCAACGAGCAGGCCGTCGAGTCGGCGATCCGGATCGGGCTCGCGCTGAACTGCGAGATCGTGCCGTGGTGCCGGTTCGCGCGGAAGAACTACTTCTATCCGGACATGCCGAAGAACTACCAGATCTCGCAGTACGACGAGCCGATCGCGATCAATGGTTATCTCGACGTGCCGCTCGACGACGGGTCCACCTGGCGGGTCGAGATCGAGCGGGCCCACATGGAAGAGGACACCGGCAAACTGACGCATCTCGGCAGCGACACGGGCCGCATCGAGGGTGCGACGACCTCGCTGATCGACTACAACCGGTCCGGTGTGCCGCTGATCGAGATCGTCACCAAGCCGATCGAAGGGACCGGTGAGCGCGCTCCCGAGATCGCCCGCGCGTATGTGACCGCGCTGCGGGACCTGTTGCGCGGCTTGGGTGTATCCGACGTACGGATGGACCAGGGTTCGATGCGCTGCGACTCCAACGTCTCGCTCAAGCCGACCGGGCAGAAGCAGTTCGGGACCCGCACCGAGACCAAGAACGTCAACTCGCTCAAGAGCGTCGAGGTCGCCGTCCGTTACGAGATGCGCCGCCAGGCAGCGGTTCTCGATTCAGGTGGTCACGTCACGCAGGAAACCAGACACTTCCACGAGGACGGCTACACCTCGCCGGGCCGGAGCAAGGAATCCGCCGAGGACTACCGCTATTTCCCCGAACCCGATCTCGAGCCGGTGGCGCCTGACGCCGAGTGGGTCGAGCGTCTGCGTCGCACGATCCCCGAACTCCCGTGGTTGCTGCGCAGGCGGATTCAGGACGACTGGGGTGTTTCCGACGAGGTGATGCGCGACCTCGTCAACATCGGAGCGCTGGATCTGATCGCCGCGACCGTCGCACAGGGGGCGTCCAGCGAGGCGGCCCGGGCATGGTGGGGAAACTTCCTGGTGCAGAAGGCCAACGAGTCAGGCGTCGAACTGGACGCGCTGCCCATCACGCCTGCGCAGGTGGCCGCGGTGGTCAAGCTCGTCGACGACGGCAAGTTGTCGAACAAGCTGGCCCGCCAGGTCGTCGAGGGTGTGCTCGCCGGCGAAGGTGAACCCGAACAGGTGATGAAGGACCGCGGACTGGAGGTCGTGCGTGACGACTCGGCGCTGCAGTCCGCCGTCGACGAGGCGTTGGCGGCCAACCCCGGCATCGTCGAGAAGATCCGCGGCGGCAAGGTGCAGGCCGCAGGCGCGATCGTCGGCGCCGTCATGAAGGCGACCAAGGGACAGGCCGACGCGGCCCGGGTGCGCGAACTGGTACTGGCTGCTTGCTCCTAG
- the gatA gene encoding Asp-tRNA(Asn)/Glu-tRNA(Gln) amidotransferase subunit GatA — protein MIASKEVSSTEVTKACLDQIAASDDRYHAFLHVADDRALAAAARVDAAVAAGEDLPSPLAGVPVALKDVFTSTDMPTTCGSRILEGWMAPYDATVTMRLRAAGLPILGKTNMDEFAMGSSTENSAYGPTRNPWDVDRVPGGSGGGSAAALAAFQAPLAIGTDTGGSIRQPAALTATVGVKPTYGTVSRYGLVACASSLDQGGPCARTVVDTAMLHQAIAGHDAKDSTSVDAAVPDVVGAARAGAAGDLAGVRVGVVKQLQGEGYQPGVLQSFHAAVEQLTALGAEVSEVDCPHFDYSLSAYYLILPSEVSSNLARFDAMRFGLRVGDDGTHSAEEVMALTRAAGFGPEVKRRIMIGTYALSAGYYDAYYNQAQKVRTLIARDLDAAYQKVDVLISPATPTTAFALGEKVDDPLAMYLFDLCTLPLNLAGHCGMSVPAGLSPDDNLPVGLQIMAPALADDRLYRVGAAYEAARGPLPTAV, from the coding sequence ATGATCGCCAGCAAGGAGGTGTCCTCGACCGAGGTCACCAAGGCATGCCTGGACCAGATCGCGGCGAGCGACGACCGTTACCACGCGTTCCTGCACGTCGCGGACGACCGCGCGCTGGCCGCGGCGGCGCGTGTGGACGCCGCGGTGGCCGCAGGCGAGGACCTGCCCTCTCCGCTGGCCGGGGTTCCGGTGGCGCTGAAGGACGTGTTCACCAGCACCGACATGCCGACGACCTGCGGCTCGAGGATTCTCGAGGGTTGGATGGCGCCGTACGACGCCACCGTCACGATGCGGTTGCGTGCGGCGGGCCTACCGATTCTTGGTAAGACGAACATGGACGAGTTCGCGATGGGTTCCTCCACCGAGAACTCCGCATACGGGCCGACCCGCAACCCGTGGGACGTCGACCGCGTTCCCGGCGGCTCCGGCGGCGGCAGCGCGGCTGCGCTGGCGGCGTTCCAGGCGCCGTTGGCCATCGGCACCGACACCGGCGGCTCGATCCGTCAACCGGCCGCGCTGACCGCGACGGTCGGGGTGAAACCGACCTACGGCACGGTGTCGCGCTACGGGCTGGTGGCCTGCGCGTCGTCACTGGATCAGGGCGGCCCGTGCGCGCGCACCGTCGTCGACACCGCCATGCTGCATCAGGCGATCGCCGGTCACGACGCAAAAGACTCGACCTCGGTCGATGCCGCGGTGCCCGACGTCGTCGGTGCGGCCAGGGCGGGCGCGGCCGGTGACCTGGCCGGTGTGCGGGTCGGCGTCGTCAAGCAGTTGCAGGGCGAGGGTTACCAACCCGGCGTACTGCAGTCGTTCCACGCCGCCGTCGAACAGCTGACCGCGCTGGGGGCCGAGGTCAGCGAGGTGGACTGCCCACACTTCGACTACTCGCTGTCGGCCTACTACTTGATCCTCCCGTCCGAGGTGTCGAGCAACCTCGCGCGGTTCGACGCGATGCGATTCGGGCTGCGCGTCGGCGATGACGGCACGCACAGCGCCGAAGAAGTCATGGCGTTGACCCGAGCCGCGGGATTCGGTCCGGAAGTCAAGCGCCGCATCATGATTGGTACGTACGCGCTGTCGGCGGGCTATTACGACGCGTACTACAACCAGGCGCAGAAGGTGCGCACGCTGATCGCGCGTGATCTCGATGCGGCGTATCAGAAGGTCGACGTGTTGATCTCGCCGGCGACGCCGACCACCGCGTTCGCGTTGGGCGAGAAGGTCGACGATCCGCTGGCGATGTACCTGTTCGACCTGTGCACTCTGCCGCTGAACCTGGCGGGCCACTGCGGAATGTCGGTGCCCGCGGGCCTGTCGCCCGACGACAACCTGCCGGTGGGGCTGCAGATCATGGCGCCCGCACTGGCCGACGACCGGCTGTACCGGGTCGGTGCGGCCTACGAAGCCGCGCGCGGACCGCTGCCAACGGCGGTCTAA
- the gatC gene encoding Asp-tRNA(Asn)/Glu-tRNA(Gln) amidotransferase subunit GatC, translated as MSQISRDEVAHLARLARLALTEDELDSYAGQLDAILGHVSQIQSVDVAGVKPTGNPLTDVNVFRPDAVEPSLTQDEALDQAPKAAEGRFAVPRILGEAQ; from the coding sequence GTGTCGCAGATCTCCCGAGATGAGGTGGCCCACCTGGCCCGTCTCGCTCGCCTCGCCCTGACCGAAGACGAGCTGGACAGCTATGCCGGGCAGTTGGACGCCATCCTCGGCCACGTCAGCCAGATCCAGTCCGTCGACGTCGCGGGCGTCAAGCCGACCGGCAATCCGCTCACCGACGTCAACGTGTTCCGTCCTGACGCCGTCGAGCCGAGCCTGACGCAGGACGAGGCGCTGGACCAGGCGCCCAAGGCGGCCGAGGGCCGGTTCGCGGTCCCGCGCATCCTGGGAGAGGCCCAGTGA
- a CDS encoding PQQ-dependent sugar dehydrogenase — MKLRRSMMGVLVVLCAASLVGSGCARFDDAQSQPFTTEPKLAPGPTSTPPPPPPLPPTPFPKECPAPGVMQGCLESTSGLIMLPDSQSALVAERRTGVVKEVSVRAEPKVKTTLPVDGSGDGGLMDIVLSPTYQQDRLMYAYVSTPTDNRVIRIADGDIPKPILTGIPKGATGNTGALIFTSPTTLLVQTGDAGNPADAANPGSLAGKVLRIEQPTTVDQAPTTTALSGLGAAGGMCIDQSDESLYVTDRAPSGDRLQRITKDSRTSTVWTWPDRPGVAGCAALDGTVLVNLVNTKQTVAVRLAPDTGAVTGDPEVVRQDQHGHAWALAMSPDGNVWGATVNKTAGDAQRLDDVVFPLFPQGGGFPRQNADNT, encoded by the coding sequence ATGAAACTGCGCCGGTCGATGATGGGCGTGCTCGTCGTGCTGTGCGCGGCGTCGCTCGTCGGGTCGGGGTGTGCGCGCTTCGATGACGCGCAGTCGCAACCGTTCACCACAGAGCCGAAGCTCGCGCCGGGTCCGACGTCGACGCCGCCACCCCCACCTCCGCTGCCTCCGACGCCGTTCCCGAAGGAGTGCCCGGCGCCCGGCGTCATGCAGGGCTGCCTGGAGAGTACGAGCGGACTGATCATGCTGCCCGACAGCCAGTCGGCTCTGGTCGCCGAGCGCAGGACCGGTGTGGTCAAGGAGGTTTCGGTCCGGGCTGAACCGAAGGTCAAGACGACACTGCCGGTCGACGGCTCGGGCGACGGCGGGCTGATGGACATCGTGCTGTCCCCCACGTATCAACAGGACCGGCTGATGTACGCCTACGTCAGCACGCCGACGGACAACCGCGTCATCCGCATCGCCGACGGCGACATTCCCAAGCCGATCCTGACCGGCATTCCGAAGGGCGCCACCGGGAACACGGGCGCATTGATCTTCACCAGCCCCACGACGCTACTGGTGCAGACCGGCGACGCGGGCAACCCCGCCGACGCCGCGAATCCCGGATCGCTGGCCGGCAAGGTGTTGCGCATCGAACAGCCCACCACGGTCGATCAAGCGCCGACGACGACGGCGCTGTCGGGCTTGGGCGCCGCCGGCGGCATGTGCATCGACCAGTCGGACGAGTCGCTCTACGTCACCGACCGCGCGCCGTCCGGTGACCGGTTGCAGCGCATCACCAAGGACTCGCGGACGTCGACGGTGTGGACCTGGCCCGACCGTCCGGGCGTGGCGGGCTGCGCGGCGCTCGACGGCACGGTGCTGGTCAATCTCGTCAACACCAAGCAGACGGTCGCGGTGCGGCTGGCTCCCGATACCGGAGCGGTCACCGGCGACCCCGAGGTCGTGCGGCAGGATCAGCACGGCCACGCGTGGGCGTTGGCGATGTCGCCCGACGGCAACGTCTGGGGCGCGACGGTCAACAAGACGGCAGGCGACGCGCAGCGACTCGACGACGTCGTGTTCCCGTTGTTCCCGCAGGGTGGCGGGTTCCCGCGGCAGAACGCCGACAACACCTGA
- a CDS encoding TetR/AcrR family transcriptional regulator: MASRGRPRTFDRTQALERAMEVFWQHGYDGASMTELTTSMGINSPSLYGAFGSKEELFREAVAHYDQTLGATAAADLRDRPTAREAIAAVLRHHAHVFCDPDKPRGCMIVLAATTCTDRTRSVHEHLAQWRIATEDAFRARVERGIADGDVPAGADAATIAAFYNTVNHGMAIQARDGADRTKLSAIAEAAIAAWDSLVRAQ; encoded by the coding sequence ATGGCGTCGCGTGGCAGACCCCGCACCTTCGACCGGACGCAGGCGCTGGAGCGGGCCATGGAGGTGTTCTGGCAACACGGCTATGACGGTGCGTCGATGACCGAGCTGACCACGTCGATGGGAATCAACTCGCCGAGCCTGTACGGGGCGTTCGGCTCCAAGGAGGAACTGTTCCGCGAAGCCGTCGCACACTACGACCAGACTTTGGGTGCCACGGCGGCCGCCGATTTGCGCGATCGGCCAACAGCGCGCGAGGCCATCGCGGCGGTACTGAGGCACCACGCCCACGTGTTCTGCGATCCCGACAAACCCCGCGGCTGCATGATCGTGCTCGCCGCCACCACATGCACCGACCGCACCCGCTCAGTGCATGAACACCTTGCGCAGTGGCGGATCGCCACCGAGGACGCCTTCCGCGCGCGGGTCGAGCGCGGCATCGCTGACGGTGACGTACCCGCCGGTGCCGATGCCGCGACGATCGCCGCGTTCTACAACACCGTGAACCATGGGATGGCGATCCAGGCCCGTGACGGTGCAGACCGAACCAAGCTGTCGGCGATCGCCGAAGCCGCGATCGCGGCGTGGGACAGTCTCGTTCGCGCGCAGTAG